A genome region from Natranaeroarchaeum sulfidigenes includes the following:
- a CDS encoding glycosyltransferase family 2 protein: MEVSVVIAAHSMARYSELRDAVESILAQRYGQVELVLVVDGTDAVADRARREFGDRESVRVHCLPENRGVSAARTHGAELATGDVVAFLDDDAVANPDWIERLVTAYDDHGALAVGGRMTGDWRGGRPWYLPTEFDWLVGVTYPSFAEAGEEVRNTFESNLSVRRDVFLELGGFDPDLGPTAERYRHGEGAAFGERLRAEYGRGVVYAPDAVVEHTVFEYRTRPGFLARRAFQQGVSKRRLSREHTDPDRSASTEGAYLFRLLTEHVPLRLRALVTSPSLRSVGQLCALCVLTVLVGLGYLWAILEELR, translated from the coding sequence ATGGAGGTCTCCGTTGTCATCGCCGCACACTCGATGGCCCGCTATTCGGAGCTACGCGATGCAGTAGAGAGCATACTCGCCCAGAGATACGGGCAGGTCGAACTGGTCCTCGTTGTTGACGGCACCGACGCCGTCGCGGACCGCGCCCGGCGGGAGTTCGGCGACCGAGAATCCGTCCGAGTCCACTGTCTGCCGGAGAATCGTGGAGTCTCCGCGGCGCGGACTCACGGCGCAGAACTCGCCACTGGCGATGTCGTCGCCTTTCTCGACGACGACGCGGTCGCCAATCCGGACTGGATTGAGCGACTCGTCACAGCCTACGACGACCACGGTGCCCTCGCAGTTGGCGGGAGGATGACCGGCGACTGGCGAGGTGGTCGCCCATGGTATCTTCCGACGGAGTTCGACTGGCTCGTCGGCGTCACCTACCCCAGCTTCGCCGAGGCGGGCGAGGAGGTCCGAAATACTTTCGAGTCGAACCTCTCGGTTCGGCGGGACGTCTTCCTCGAACTGGGCGGCTTCGATCCCGACCTCGGGCCGACCGCCGAGCGGTACCGTCACGGTGAGGGTGCAGCATTCGGCGAGCGTCTTCGGGCGGAGTACGGCCGCGGTGTCGTCTACGCCCCCGATGCAGTCGTCGAACACACGGTCTTTGAGTACCGAACGCGACCGGGGTTTCTCGCCCGGCGCGCGTTCCAGCAAGGCGTCTCGAAACGGCGGCTGTCACGTGAGCACACGGACCCGGACCGCTCCGCGAGCACCGAGGGTGCGTACCTCTTTCGGCTGCTAACCGAACACGTCCCACTGCGGCTCCGTGCTCTCGTCACGTCGCCCTCACTCCGCTCTGTCGGACAGCTGTGTGCGCTCTGTGTGCTCACCGTACTGGTCGGTCTCGGCTACCTGTGGGCGATACTGGAGGAACTCCGATGA
- a CDS encoding glycosyltransferase family 4 protein, whose amino-acid sequence MRVDLVTHRYPPDLGGIERHVAELARWLAGEGHDVTVHATDWDGSYDRETQDGAIRVRRYPAVAPGEAYYVSPHIARAVYRSDADVVHAHGYHSFPLLFAALGARSTPLVVTPHYAGRGSSDLRKLLHRLYAPIGGRALRSADATIAVSEWERDCLRDDFGCDARVVPNGIDIDRFVAAEPEGRERPYLLSVGRLVEYKGVQHIIDALAKLPEYDLIIAGSGEFRAELEAHAAARGVDDRVEFLGYVPEDRLPGLYAGAAAHVFLSEYECYGLTVGESLAAGTPCVVRDATALSEWTEFSGCVGVEDVDAGLVAGAVREAVELTPHPDALMTWGEMSAEVLGVYEAVVEE is encoded by the coding sequence ATGAGGGTGGATCTGGTCACTCATCGGTACCCCCCGGACCTCGGCGGGATCGAGCGACACGTCGCTGAACTGGCCCGCTGGCTCGCGGGCGAGGGCCACGACGTTACCGTCCACGCGACCGACTGGGACGGCAGCTACGACCGCGAGACCCAGGACGGTGCGATTCGAGTCCGCCGCTATCCCGCCGTCGCACCGGGAGAGGCGTACTACGTCTCGCCGCACATCGCCCGTGCAGTCTATCGCTCCGATGCTGATGTCGTCCACGCTCACGGCTATCACTCGTTTCCACTCCTCTTTGCCGCGCTCGGCGCACGTTCGACGCCGCTGGTCGTGACGCCCCATTACGCGGGTCGCGGATCGTCCGACCTGCGAAAGCTGCTCCACCGGCTGTATGCACCCATCGGCGGCCGCGCGCTCCGCAGCGCCGACGCCACAATCGCAGTCAGCGAGTGGGAGCGCGACTGTCTCCGCGACGACTTTGGCTGTGACGCACGGGTTGTTCCGAATGGCATCGATATCGATCGGTTCGTCGCTGCGGAGCCCGAGGGGCGCGAGCGACCGTACCTGCTCTCAGTCGGTCGGCTGGTCGAGTACAAGGGGGTCCAGCATATCATCGACGCGCTCGCCAAACTTCCGGAGTACGACCTGATCATCGCAGGGAGCGGTGAGTTCCGTGCAGAGCTCGAAGCCCACGCCGCGGCACGCGGCGTCGACGACCGCGTCGAGTTCCTCGGCTACGTTCCGGAGGATCGCTTGCCCGGGCTCTATGCCGGTGCAGCAGCCCACGTCTTCCTCTCCGAATACGAGTGCTACGGACTGACAGTTGGCGAGTCGCTGGCTGCGGGGACGCCCTGCGTCGTCCGGGACGCGACCGCGCTGTCGGAGTGGACCGAATTTTCGGGCTGTGTCGGCGTCGAGGATGTCGACGCGGGGTTAGTCGCGGGCGCGGTCCGGGAGGCAGTCGAGTTGACGCCCCATCCCGACGCACTGATGACGTGGGGGGAGATGAGTGCGGAGGTATTGGGAGTATACGAGGCAGTTGTTGAGGAATGA
- a CDS encoding phosphotransferase — MPFSVAGRTEQTDRGPSKTVGYSMGPDLSHVTAFTGHVSSGAPQPRSFYALDPPGEHYYLFRPTRAAFRTVAGMIAGKGLKRRLGGYTLRVCGIVPPLARLVPMISARSITIASDVDVDVAVFSNRTRLVDLDERIVYTIPAGDPSRVVDEARAREGLPTGINAPELYEYDLDYPYLAEQFVTGHHPRSPVEGWPFLLDALEQLTHLYRIDPEPVTVSGIVEDARSILDERGLLPKAPFSQAFALLTELDLPETLFRARAHRDLHTRNVLVDGERVYIVDWESAGRDLVIRDLFRPFTIAHYDTRDPTAVIQLCTFEGEGGRIVDDYLKGIGEYAMPDPGRYSGLPLLYLLHSLAEKERSEFWDSKRELLAAVVDRLD; from the coding sequence ATGCCGTTTTCGGTCGCCGGACGGACGGAACAGACTGATAGGGGTCCGTCCAAAACGGTCGGGTACTCGATGGGTCCCGATCTCTCGCACGTCACCGCGTTCACCGGACACGTCAGTAGTGGCGCACCACAGCCCAGATCGTTCTACGCACTCGATCCCCCAGGGGAACACTACTACCTGTTCCGGCCGACGCGCGCGGCGTTCCGGACGGTTGCGGGGATGATCGCCGGTAAGGGACTGAAGCGACGGCTCGGTGGCTACACGCTACGCGTCTGTGGGATCGTTCCCCCACTGGCACGACTGGTGCCAATGATTTCGGCGCGTTCGATCACGATAGCGTCGGATGTCGACGTTGACGTCGCTGTCTTCAGCAACCGGACGCGGCTGGTCGATCTCGACGAGCGAATCGTGTACACGATTCCGGCAGGAGACCCGAGCAGAGTCGTCGACGAGGCGCGCGCTCGCGAGGGACTTCCGACCGGGATCAACGCGCCGGAACTCTACGAGTACGATCTGGACTACCCCTACCTCGCCGAGCAGTTCGTCACCGGTCATCATCCCCGCTCACCGGTCGAGGGCTGGCCGTTCCTGCTCGACGCCCTCGAACAGCTTACCCATCTCTACCGGATAGATCCCGAGCCGGTGACGGTTTCCGGAATCGTTGAGGACGCGAGGTCGATACTTGATGAGCGGGGGCTGCTCCCCAAGGCACCGTTCAGCCAGGCGTTCGCCCTCCTTACGGAACTCGACCTCCCCGAGACTCTGTTCCGTGCGCGGGCACACCGGGACCTCCACACCCGAAACGTGCTCGTCGACGGTGAGCGAGTCTACATCGTCGACTGGGAGAGCGCTGGCCGGGATCTGGTCATTCGCGACCTCTTTCGTCCCTTCACGATCGCCCACTACGACACCCGCGACCCGACAGCAGTCATCCAGTTGTGTACGTTCGAGGGGGAGGGAGGAAGAATCGTCGACGACTACCTGAAGGGTATAGGAGAGTACGCGATGCCGGATCCAGGCCGGTACTCCGGCCTGCCGCTACTGTACCTGCTGCACTCGCTTGCCGAAAAGGAGCGAAGTGAGTTCTGGGACAGCAAACGGGAGCTACTGGCTGCGGTAGTCGATCGGCTCGACTGA
- a CDS encoding oligosaccharide flippase family protein, whose product MRIGQTSIVVFLSKLTSSALGFLGTIYFARVLGAEVLGLYALVIALVGWLKLGGSMGVGTAVTKRVSEGDEQGAYVAAGVLSTLAIGGLVSVLLLLGRGYLADYVGEFDAYVAVSVVWFVLALLAIKLFYKLVLAVLEGERKVHLAGLLAPVRIGVATLVQIGLVIAGFSLAGLLVGYGVGGVLIGVLGLLYVSTSLERPRKRHFRSLYEYAKYAWLGGLKSRSFNDVDILVLGAFVPTALVGVYAVAWSIAKFLDLFGTAVSDTLFPEISRATADGEDATASQLVEDSLAYGGLIVVPGLVGGLLVGDRLLAIYGPEFVQGTAVLGLLLVATLLYGYQKQLLTALNAVDRPDLAFRINLAFITVNAVLNVVLVWQIGWRGAAIATALSAGIGLVLAYAALTDVLAFRTPIREIGRQWVSAGLMGGGVWLVLELVETAEVGNLVAVPAVVAFGAGLYFTTLLGISGQFRRTVQRNLPLLSSR is encoded by the coding sequence ATGCGGATCGGCCAGACCTCGATCGTCGTCTTCCTCTCGAAGCTCACAAGCTCCGCGCTCGGCTTTCTGGGAACGATCTACTTCGCGCGTGTGCTGGGCGCAGAGGTGCTCGGGTTGTACGCGCTGGTCATCGCCCTCGTCGGGTGGCTCAAACTCGGCGGTTCGATGGGCGTCGGCACTGCTGTGACCAAGCGCGTCAGCGAGGGCGACGAGCAGGGTGCGTACGTCGCCGCCGGGGTTCTCTCGACGCTGGCGATTGGCGGGCTCGTCTCGGTCCTGCTACTACTTGGTCGAGGGTATCTCGCTGACTATGTTGGGGAGTTCGACGCCTACGTCGCCGTCTCCGTGGTCTGGTTCGTCCTCGCGTTACTGGCGATCAAACTGTTCTACAAGCTCGTGCTGGCGGTGCTCGAAGGTGAACGGAAAGTCCACCTCGCGGGGCTGCTCGCACCGGTCCGGATCGGCGTCGCGACGCTCGTCCAGATCGGACTTGTGATTGCGGGTTTTTCGCTCGCCGGACTGCTTGTTGGCTACGGTGTCGGCGGCGTCCTGATCGGCGTGCTCGGCCTGTTGTACGTCTCGACATCGCTGGAACGTCCACGAAAACGACACTTCCGGAGCCTCTACGAGTACGCGAAGTACGCCTGGCTTGGTGGGCTCAAATCGCGGTCGTTCAACGACGTCGACATACTGGTGCTCGGCGCGTTCGTCCCCACGGCGCTGGTCGGCGTCTACGCCGTCGCCTGGTCGATCGCGAAGTTCCTCGACCTGTTCGGGACGGCGGTGAGCGACACGCTTTTTCCCGAGATCAGCCGTGCGACCGCGGACGGCGAGGACGCGACCGCAAGCCAGCTGGTCGAGGACAGTCTCGCCTACGGCGGCCTGATCGTCGTTCCGGGGCTGGTCGGCGGACTGCTGGTCGGCGATCGACTGCTCGCCATCTACGGCCCCGAGTTCGTGCAGGGGACAGCAGTGCTGGGGCTGTTGTTGGTCGCGACGCTACTGTACGGCTATCAAAAACAGCTACTGACCGCGCTGAATGCGGTCGACCGCCCCGACCTCGCCTTTCGGATCAATCTCGCGTTCATCACAGTCAATGCCGTCCTGAACGTCGTGCTGGTCTGGCAGATCGGGTGGAGGGGTGCGGCCATCGCCACGGCACTCTCCGCTGGAATCGGTCTCGTCCTTGCGTACGCCGCGCTTACTGACGTGCTCGCGTTCCGAACGCCGATCCGGGAGATTGGACGTCAGTGGGTGTCGGCCGGACTGATGGGCGGTGGCGTCTGGCTCGTTCTCGAACTCGTCGAGACGGCAGAGGTAGGGAACCTCGTTGCCGTTCCCGCCGTCGTCGCCTTCGGGGCGGGTCTGTATTTCACCACATTGCTGGGAATCTCCGGTCAGTTCCGGCGGACTGTCCAGCGTAACCTGCCGTTACTGAGCAGTCGGTGA
- a CDS encoding FaeA/PapI family transcriptional regulator: MSNHDDRSWGQFVEEIPDDTVVERFEGAEPKTATEIADILSCTEYEARSKLDALCRTGQLDRKKVREEPPLTVWYQPRATFVGEDNGTGRPVDEHVSALLDDMDVPGISGMMRDWRRDAIRATFDRLRDTREIEEAELIEQVYPAHSAGYDEAEQWWAMVSERLGDLPGVVEPRWGGKTWRYDGQ, translated from the coding sequence ATGAGTAACCACGACGACAGGAGTTGGGGGCAGTTCGTCGAGGAGATCCCCGACGACACCGTCGTCGAACGGTTCGAGGGAGCGGAGCCGAAGACGGCGACGGAAATTGCCGATATCCTGTCCTGCACCGAGTATGAGGCCCGGAGCAAACTCGACGCGCTGTGTCGCACCGGTCAGCTGGACCGCAAAAAGGTACGCGAAGAGCCGCCGCTGACTGTCTGGTACCAGCCTCGCGCAACGTTTGTCGGAGAGGATAACGGAACGGGTCGGCCGGTTGACGAACACGTCTCCGCACTGCTTGACGATATGGACGTCCCCGGAATCAGCGGGATGATGCGGGACTGGCGGCGCGATGCGATTCGCGCCACGTTCGACCGGCTCCGAGACACTCGCGAAATCGAGGAAGCCGAACTGATCGAACAGGTGTATCCGGCGCACTCTGCGGGGTACGACGAGGCAGAACAGTGGTGGGCAATGGTGTCAGAACGGCTTGGAGATCTGCCTGGCGTCGTCGAGCCTCGCTGGGGCGGCAAAACCTGGCGATACGACGGTCAGTAG
- the phoU gene encoding phosphate signaling complex protein PhoU, with amino-acid sequence MARQDYQQQLESLREDVLYMSELVLERLRMSFDALEQKDEGLAEEVIQGDHEINQLYLDLEQDCIDILALQQPVAGDLRFIASTFKIITDLERVGDLATNLAEYSRNAEQDLYPEVDVQGLGDLTHEMVEDAMDAYATDDPDACREISRRDDDIDALCEEASQTVVRDLLEREFDEKSSEDIETLMNDVSRLLLTIRDLERVGDHAVNISARTLYMIESNDELIY; translated from the coding sequence ATGGCACGACAGGACTACCAACAACAGCTGGAGTCCCTCCGTGAGGACGTTCTCTACATGAGCGAACTCGTTCTCGAACGGCTACGGATGAGCTTCGACGCCCTCGAACAGAAAGACGAGGGGCTAGCGGAGGAAGTGATTCAGGGCGACCACGAAATCAACCAGTTGTATCTCGACCTCGAACAGGACTGTATCGATATTCTGGCGCTCCAGCAGCCCGTCGCCGGTGATCTTCGATTTATCGCCTCGACGTTCAAGATCATCACCGATCTGGAACGGGTTGGTGATCTCGCTACAAACCTCGCCGAGTACTCCCGCAACGCCGAACAGGACCTCTATCCCGAAGTCGACGTGCAGGGACTGGGCGATCTAACCCACGAGATGGTCGAGGACGCGATGGACGCGTATGCGACCGACGACCCGGACGCGTGTCGTGAGATTTCGCGCCGCGACGACGACATCGACGCACTCTGCGAAGAAGCAAGCCAGACGGTCGTTCGTGACCTGCTCGAACGGGAGTTCGACGAGAAATCAAGTGAGGATATCGAGACTCTGATGAACGACGTGTCACGGCTCCTCTTGACGATTCGAGATCTCGAACGCGTCGGCGACCACGCAGTCAACATCTCCGCGCGAACCCTGTATATGATCGAGAGCAACGACGAGCTGATCTACTGA
- a CDS encoding HVO_0476 family zinc finger protein gives MSETTERIGTRCPSCSPDAETVHEVLKPGGQATVRCTECSHVHKVRIEEDRTVERDVVVSQEGDSFSATAEPPADETLATGEEFVLDTPEAIMTVRITSLELDGDKRVDEASAEEVSTIWTRAVGNVGVNTTIHPKDGRREETRSVTLQVPGDYEFTVGATDELAGEEFTIEGIVVRDDATGYKFDKLDHDRDTAVAKDVKRLYVRDESSTAWSAW, from the coding sequence ATGAGTGAGACAACGGAGCGGATCGGGACGCGCTGTCCGTCCTGTTCGCCAGATGCGGAGACAGTCCACGAGGTTCTCAAACCGGGGGGACAGGCGACCGTTCGCTGTACGGAGTGCAGCCACGTCCACAAGGTTCGTATCGAAGAAGATCGGACGGTCGAGCGCGATGTCGTCGTCTCTCAGGAGGGTGACTCGTTCTCAGCGACGGCAGAACCGCCAGCTGACGAAACGCTTGCAACCGGCGAAGAGTTCGTCCTCGATACGCCCGAGGCGATTATGACCGTCCGGATCACCAGCCTCGAACTCGACGGCGACAAACGCGTCGACGAAGCGAGCGCCGAGGAGGTCAGCACGATCTGGACCCGTGCGGTCGGGAATGTCGGAGTCAACACGACAATTCACCCGAAAGACGGTCGTCGTGAGGAGACCAGAAGCGTCACCCTGCAGGTGCCGGGAGACTACGAGTTCACCGTCGGCGCGACCGACGAACTCGCCGGTGAGGAGTTCACCATCGAGGGGATCGTCGTCCGGGACGACGCGACCGGCTACAAGTTCGACAAACTGGATCACGACCGCGATACGGCGGTCGCAAAGGACGTCAAACGGCTATACGTTCGCGACGAGTCCTCGACTGCCTGGTCGGCCTGGTAG
- a CDS encoding protein-L-isoaspartate(D-aspartate) O-methyltransferase: MSGGSFADRRDRMVDRLVESGRISDRATIDALRSVPRHEFVPSPKRDAAYEDRPLPIGDDQTISAPHMVGMMTELLAAEAGNAVLEIGTGCGYHAAVTAEIVGPENLYSVEYSERLGERAADTLSDLGYGDVSIRVGDGWDGWPEHAPYDRAYLTCAAPELPEPVAEQVAAGGRILAPIGRRQQLLERFDKRADGSLATESHGGVRFVQMRG, from the coding sequence ATGTCCGGGGGCTCGTTTGCGGACCGGCGGGACCGGATGGTCGACCGTCTCGTAGAGAGCGGCCGAATCAGTGATAGGGCGACTATCGACGCGCTTCGTTCGGTCCCCCGCCACGAGTTCGTCCCCTCCCCCAAACGTGATGCCGCCTACGAGGACCGCCCGCTCCCGATCGGCGACGATCAGACGATTAGCGCCCCACACATGGTCGGGATGATGACCGAGTTGCTCGCTGCCGAAGCCGGGAATGCCGTCCTCGAAATCGGCACTGGCTGTGGCTATCATGCCGCGGTCACCGCTGAAATTGTCGGTCCAGAGAACTTGTACTCCGTAGAGTACAGCGAGCGCCTCGGCGAGCGTGCTGCGGACACGCTCTCCGACCTCGGGTACGGTGACGTCTCGATCCGCGTCGGCGATGGCTGGGATGGCTGGCCGGAACACGCCCCGTACGACCGTGCGTATCTGACCTGTGCGGCACCAGAACTCCCCGAACCAGTTGCCGAACAGGTCGCGGCTGGTGGCCGAATCCTCGCCCCGATCGGTCGACGACAGCAGCTGCTCGAACGGTTCGACAAGCGAGCGGATGGCAGTCTCGCCACGGAATCCCACGGTGGGGTCCGGTTCGTACAGATGCGCGGCTGA
- a CDS encoding protein-L-isoaspartate O-methyltransferase family protein gives MEPAVLRDDMVDSLEHEAKAVVRSEQVGLAMREVPRHEFVDADRAAYADISHQEHGTRVLSPSEAARLLELVDVRPEHSVLVVGVGVGYTAAVLAEIVDARNVHAIDITRSLVYAARENLAAAGHDEVLVDCRDGADGFPEYAPYDRILLEAAAVRPPPALLDQLAPEGKLVLPQGNGTQRLTVVESGGDVEEHGTVAFAPLLVEGEQADAIERNRTAREDREHAKRAAQSRHGWERDWIDWDGV, from the coding sequence ATGGAACCGGCGGTACTCCGAGACGACATGGTCGATAGCCTCGAACACGAGGCCAAGGCCGTCGTCCGGAGCGAACAGGTGGGGCTCGCGATGCGGGAAGTCCCGCGCCACGAGTTCGTCGACGCCGACCGGGCCGCCTACGCCGATATCTCCCATCAGGAGCACGGCACACGCGTCCTCTCGCCGAGCGAAGCGGCCAGACTACTCGAACTGGTCGATGTCAGGCCGGAGCACTCGGTGCTGGTCGTCGGCGTCGGCGTCGGTTATACAGCCGCTGTTCTCGCTGAGATTGTCGACGCACGGAACGTGCACGCGATCGATATCACCCGCTCACTGGTCTACGCTGCCCGCGAAAATCTCGCCGCTGCGGGTCACGATGAGGTGCTGGTCGACTGCCGTGACGGTGCTGATGGCTTCCCGGAGTACGCGCCTTACGATCGGATTCTGCTGGAAGCCGCGGCGGTGCGACCGCCACCAGCCCTGCTGGATCAGCTCGCTCCCGAGGGGAAACTCGTCTTGCCGCAGGGTAACGGTACCCAGCGGCTCACCGTCGTCGAGAGCGGTGGTGACGTCGAAGAACACGGTACGGTGGCGTTTGCGCCGCTGCTCGTCGAGGGCGAACAGGCCGACGCCATCGAGCGCAACCGCACCGCCCGCGAGGACCGCGAGCACGCAAAGCGCGCCGCTCAGTCGCGTCACGGCTGGGAGCGTGACTGGATCGACTGGGACGGCGTCTAG
- a CDS encoding Ig-like domain-containing protein, with translation MRFEAFRSDDRAIEGLPIRLVIAIVVGVASLSIMMSMLSGVGTLGTTELDVEPDEEVIGTGHNSVDLTVIDDQGDPVEGATVIVSSGTASIDGVVNEESDADGEATVEIRPELRDNQDKGTLDIDINPPAGTEYEDQRENTELLVIDD, from the coding sequence ATGCGATTCGAAGCCTTCCGGTCGGATGACCGGGCAATCGAGGGCTTGCCAATCAGACTCGTCATCGCAATCGTCGTGGGTGTGGCGAGTCTGTCAATCATGATGTCTATGCTCTCGGGCGTCGGGACGCTCGGAACGACCGAACTCGACGTCGAGCCCGACGAGGAGGTGATCGGGACGGGGCACAACTCGGTCGACCTGACGGTGATCGACGATCAGGGCGACCCGGTCGAGGGCGCGACAGTGATCGTCTCCAGCGGGACCGCGAGCATCGATGGGGTTGTAAACGAGGAGTCGGACGCTGACGGCGAGGCGACAGTAGAGATCCGGCCCGAACTCAGGGACAATCAGGACAAAGGGACGCTGGATATCGACATCAACCCACCAGCAGGAACCGAGTACGAGGACCAACGCGAGAATACGGAACTACTGGTGATCGACGACTAG
- the nadC gene encoding carboxylating nicotinate-nucleotide diphosphorylase — protein sequence MITDSQIECWLREDLGHHDVTNEVPGETSGRLVAKEAGVVAGLDAVRAVFAYLGVDVTEALADGDRVEPGDQVLSVEGPARDVLRGERVAVNITGHASGIATKTRQTVERVEAAVGAETAPEVAATRKTTPGLRGIEKRAVVAGGGDTHRLDLSHMVMVKDNQIAELGLEQAIERFDERTSFATKLDVEVEHVEDAPRAAKAGADIVLLDNMTPAETSEAVNLLAEYDGVLAEASGGIGVEDVPAYATTGVDIISMGALTHSAPALDLSFRTGV from the coding sequence ATGATTACCGACTCACAGATCGAATGCTGGCTGCGGGAGGATCTGGGCCATCACGACGTGACGAACGAGGTGCCCGGCGAGACATCCGGCCGCCTCGTGGCGAAAGAGGCGGGTGTCGTCGCCGGACTCGACGCCGTCCGCGCGGTCTTCGCGTATCTCGGCGTCGACGTGACCGAAGCGCTGGCGGACGGTGACCGCGTCGAGCCAGGTGATCAGGTCCTCTCCGTCGAAGGACCCGCCCGCGACGTCCTGCGCGGCGAGCGCGTCGCCGTGAACATTACGGGCCATGCCTCGGGCATCGCCACGAAGACGCGCCAGACGGTCGAGCGTGTGGAGGCCGCGGTCGGGGCGGAAACGGCTCCGGAGGTCGCGGCGACCCGCAAAACGACGCCGGGCCTCCGCGGGATCGAAAAACGCGCAGTAGTCGCGGGCGGCGGCGACACCCACCGCCTCGATCTCTCGCATATGGTGATGGTCAAGGACAATCAGATCGCGGAGCTGGGGCTTGAACAGGCAATCGAGCGCTTCGACGAGCGGACCTCATTCGCCACGAAGCTCGATGTCGAGGTCGAGCACGTCGAAGACGCCCCGCGGGCCGCGAAAGCCGGAGCCGATATCGTCCTGCTGGACAACATGACGCCCGCCGAAACCAGCGAAGCCGTCAACCTGCTGGCAGAGTACGACGGCGTCCTCGCCGAGGCGTCGGGCGGCATCGGCGTCGAGGATGTCCCGGCGTACGCGACAACCGGCGTCGATATCATCTCGATGGGCGCGTTGACTCACAGCGCGCCCGCGCTCGATCTATCCTTCCGGACGGGAGTGTGA